The Anopheles coluzzii chromosome 2, AcolN3, whole genome shotgun sequence genome window below encodes:
- the LOC120950067 gene encoding E3 SUMO-protein ligase PIAS2 isoform X2 encodes MRKTRQAAEFTELKELVNQLRVCDLQQLLGEHNISRSGRKSDLVDRALNLVRQNVQVLKHRVRELHRKAQQEAQELLTSSTTSTSGSGAGDQSLLPQVVLQPVETNPLAVQSLLASGGHIAGGANNGTVVSHSTTSSGRTGTAMYQQQYANAVQTDNRVGQVHANGSMAVPGYGDYPIHPDVQLKKLAFFDVMATLLKPATLVPSNTAQRVQEGSYFFHLTPQQANEIALNRDISNSAKIEHNVQVQLRFCLLETTCEQDDHFPPNIVLKVNNKLCPLPNPIPTNKPGVEPKRPPRPVNITAQVKLSPTVANHISVSWCTEYNRGYAVACYLVRKLSSAQLLQRLKTKGVKAADYTRALIKEKLNEDADCEIATTMLKVSLICPLGKMRMTTPCRSSTCSHLQCFDASLYLQMNERKPTWNCPVCDKPAVYNNLVIDGYFQEVLVSTKLSSEDTEIQLHKDGSWSTRVKLNDSDDGSPSKAVQKVEVISDDIEVITTDPPKPIVSQTSVISTNEPTSTTTSSETVDLTLSDSDDDAPAKRKKISARTNGTGSSNNPTSSSSSSSTSAAGSSSTSAGAVTRSKVNDKQQPVESESVVISEEIIDNDEENS; translated from the exons GAATTGGTAAATCAACTACGAGTGTGCGATTTACAGCAATTGCTTGGCGAACACAACATCAGTCGAAGTGGTCGCAAATCGGATCTAGTTGATCGTGCTCTGAATCTAGTTCGGCAGAACGTTCAAGTACTGAAGCATCGAGTGCGTGAATTGCATCGAAAGGC TCAGCAGGAAGCCCAGGAACTATTGACGTCGTCCACGACCAGCACATCAGGCAGTGGTGCGGGCGACCAGTCGCTGCTGCCACAGGTCGTGCTACAGCCGGTCGAAACCAACCCGCTCGCCGTACAGTCGCTGCTAGCGTCCGGCGGACATATTGCCGGTGGTGCCAACAACGGTACCGTTGTGAGCCACAGCACGACGTCCAGTGGGCGCACCggtacggccatgtatcagcAACAGTACGCGAACGCCGTCCAGACCGACAACCGTGTTGGGCAGGTGCATGCCAACGGCAGCATGGCCGTGCCCGGGTACGGCGACTACCCGATACATCCCGATGTGCAACTGAAAAAGCTGGCCTTTTTCGACGTTATGGCCACCCTGCTGAAGCCGGCCACGCTGGTACCGAGCAACACTGCCCAGCGGGTGCAGGAAGGTTCCTACTTCTTTCATCTGACGCCGCAGCAGGCGAACGAAATTGCGCTGAACCGTGACATCAGCAATTCCGCTAAAATAGAGCATAACGTGCAGGTTCAGCTTAGATTTTGTCTGCTAGAAACAACCTGCGAGCAGGACGATCACTTTCCGCCCAACATTGTGTTGAAGGTGAACAACAAACTGTGCCCGTTGCCG aaTCCAATTCCCACCAACAAGCCAGGGGTGGAACCAAAAAGACCACCCCGACCGGTCAACATAACAGCGCAGGTGAAGCTATCGCCGACGGTGGCCAACCACATCTCTGTATCCTGGTGCACGGAGTACAACCGCGGGTATGCAGTAGCATGCTACTTAGTGCGCAAGCTGTCGTCGGCTCAACTCTTACAAAGGCTGAAAACTAAGGGCGTCAAAGCGGCTGATTACACTCGAGCATTAA ttAAAGAAAAGCTGAATGAAGATGCTGATTGTGAAATTGCAACCACTATGCTAAAAGTGTCGTTAATTTGTCCATTGGGAAAGATGCGCATGACCACACCTTGCCG CTCATCGACGTGCTCTCATCTACAGTGTTTCGATGCGTCGTTATATCTGCAAATGAATGAGCGTAAGCCAACATGGAACTGTCCCGTGTGTGATAAACCGGCGGTATACAACAATCTTGTTATCGATGG CTACTTCCAAGAGGTATTGGTTTCGACAAAACTATCGAGCGAAGATACAGAAATCCAACTCCACAAGGATGGTTCCTGGAGCACGCGAGTTAAGCTAAACGATTCTGATGATGGATCGCCTAGTAAAGCGGTGCAAAAGGTCGAAGTTATATCGGATGACATTG AAGTAATAACGACGGATCCACCAAAACCGATTGTATCTCAGACTTCTGTCATCTCGACAAACGAACCAACGTCTACGACTACCTCCAGCGAAACG GTGGATTTGACGCTCAGCGACTCTGACGACGATGCTCCTGCCAAGCGAAAGAAAATCAGCGCCCGCACAAACGGTACTGGAAGTTCGAATAATCCTACATCGtcgtcttcctcctcttcgACTTCTGCGGCAGGCAGCTCATCCACTAGCGCCGGGGCCGTAACTCGCTCTAAAGTGAACG ATAAACAACAACCCGTGGAAAGTGAAAGCGTTGTCATCAGTGAGGAAATAATAGATAATGATGAAGAAAATTCATAA